The Microcoleus sp. AS-A8 genome contains the following window.
TAAGATAACTACAATCAGGCTTAGAGCTAAGCCCTCGCCTGAACGGCGTACCATGAATCATCAAGCCCTTAACGTCCACCGCCACTCGTAAGGAGCACACCGTTATGACAGAGGCCGTTTTGCCACTACAGACTTTTTTGTTTCAGTTTCTATTTCTGCTGGTTTCGATCGCCCTGGAATCCAGAGTCTTGTACAGAAGGATGAACATCAGCCGCAGAAGCAGCGTAGAATATTCGACCTTCATCAATTTACTAGCCGCGAGTGTTGGTTGGCTGGTTTTTTTTATGATCCAGAATTGGATACCCCTGTATTTAAAAGACCAGATCATTAGTTATATTTTCTTTGATCGCCTTCTCGGTCCCCGTCCAGAAGAGTTAACCTTCGTGATTGCGGCAACTGGAGTTGTCATCTTTTTCTCGGCTTTCCTGATTAAACTCAGCGGCCTTAATCTTCTCGAAGGTTTTCTCGAAGACAGGTCGAAAGAACAAAATGAATCAGCTAAACGGCCTTGGCCCACGTTGCTCCATCGTTTAGACGAAGCCGTTGCCTCTCCTAAGCCTCATCATGCAACGACCATCCTCTTGGCTAACGCTTATAGCTATAGTGCCATCTCGTTACTTTTATTTCTGCGATTCCTGCAAATCCACACTCCTATCAACAATCTCAATTTCTAACTAACGTGAAATATCTCCTCACTCTTTACAATTGGCTACGAAAAGAAGTTCGTCTTCCCAGTGCCTTTTCCTGGGAAACTCTCATTGTTTTGAGCGTGTTTTCCTACTACATGGCAATCCTGGCCAATGATTGGGTCAGAGACTTTATTGTTAATTTTGGCTGGATTTTCTTAATTTTGGGCGTCTTCTGGGGGACGACGGCTTCTAACCAGCTGAGAATCGGTTACAAAGACCCATCAAGACCCGGTTTTCCCTTGAGTCCCTGGATTACCGGCGCACTCGTGAGTATTTACATTTTTGGTGTTGTTGCTGACGATGAGACCGGTGAAATCTCACGCAACATGCTGATTTACTGGCCAATTATCTCAGCGATTATTGCCGCTATCCCTGAATATGTGGGAGTGGGGTTAAAGATCAAAATCCCGCCCCGGGAGAAGCGCAAAAACCAGTTTCTTTTATTTGCTAGCCAAATTCTTCTCAGTTGTTGGTTCCAATTTCACTTCCTGATTCAGGACTACGTAGCGCAATATCCGACAATGGTCGCTGATGACTTTCGCAAGAGTGCTTTTGTGGTGAAATGGGAAGCGCCACTGTCCACCCAAACCCCCAGAGGTGCCGAAATTTTAGATGCCATGGGAGTTCAGTTAAGAGAGCCGTTGAATGCTAGACGCTGGTCCGATGTCGAGCGATTACTCTTACCCAAAGAACTCAAAAATTTGATTGGCACGACCCAAAAGCAAGTGAAGGAAAGACTTTCACCGGTTTGGGAAGATGATTTATGGGAGGTGAGCTTAGCCGGAGGAAAGGCTACAGCTAGGGATGCTGGAGGGTATAATCTACCCCTGCAAGCAATTTGGAGAGGGCCTCGCTCTAGCACTCAACCCTATACCGTGACCAAGAATTGTCAAATTATTCAGATTTCCCCAGCCGCCAGCGCGGCAACGAAGGCTCTGAACACCCCGATCAATGCTCAGCCTGTCCCCGTTAGCCGTTTTGAGTGTCAAGAGGTTAAAGGTTGGGGGGTCGATCAACCCAGAAACCGACCGGATAGCTTTATCCGTACTTGACGTTCCCCTGATTACAATTCAGGAGATTATGGGTTGAGCAACTCGCGTTAGAGGGCAAATCGGCCAAACAAGGAATCAGTCGCTCAGAAAACATCAGGTTGGAGGTAGTAAGTGAGCTTTGGGCGGATTTGGGCTATCGCCTCGAATGGATTTCGGGAAGTGATTCGCGATCGCATCTTATATCTGATTGGCTTGTTTACTCTGCTGTTGCTTCTGGCACTACGGCTTTTGCCGGAAATAGCAGCCACCACACAGGACAAAATTTTTCTAGATGTCGGTCTAGCCGCAATTGAACTGTTGAGTGTTTTCGTGGCTGTGTTTGTCGGTACCAGTTTAATTAACAAGGAAATCGACAAACGCACGGTCTTACTCTTAATTCCTAAGCCCGTAACACGCGCCGAATTTATTATTGGCAAACACTTGGGGCTGTCTGGTGTTCTGGCCGTTTTGATGATTTCACTGACACTCGTCTACCTAATTTTGCTGAGTTTCAGTCAAATAGAATACCCTTTAGCCAGTATTCTCGTTTCAACCCTTTATCTATTCTTAAAGCTGTCTTTGCTGATCGCGGTGGCGCTGTTGTTTGGCGTTTTTACCAGCTCAGTTTTAGCCACCCTGCTCACCTTAGCCGTTTATTTCTTGGGAAACTTGACCCGTGATATCGTAACCGTTGGCAACTTAAGCCGCAACTCAAACCTTGAGAGCTTAACTCATACTCTGTACCTCGTTTTACCCGATTTATCTCGCCTCAATTTAAAGAATGAGGCTGTTTATGGCATACTGCCAGCACCACAAACTCTATTGAGTAATGGGGTGTATGGGGTGTTCTATACGGTATTGCTTTTAGCGATCGCTATCCTCATTTTTTCGCGCCGTGAGTTTTAAGGGAGTTGCACACCCGACTCGGTTTTTCCTCGGTAGGATGAAGAGGAGTGAATGTATTAGCGCTCAAAATCTCACACCAAAGGCTTGGCGTACCTAGACACAAACCTCTGAGACTGAAAGCCGTTAAAAAAAGTGAGAATTGCCGCGTGTTGGAAAGAATGTTAGAGCAAAAACGAGAGAAACTAAAAGCAATATTTTCGGAAATGGAGCGGGCATTGATTGCCTATTCCGGGGGTGTGGATAGCACTTTAGTCGCCAAGATCGCCTACGATGTTTTAGGCGATCGCGCTTTAGCGGTTACGGCGAAGTCTCCTTCACTGTTACCCGAAGAACTGGAAGACGCCTGCATTCAAGCGGCGGCGATCGGCATTCCTCATGAGATTATTGAAACTCATGAGATGAACAATCCCCATTACACCTCAAACCCCGTTAACCGTTGTTATTTTTGTAAAAGCGAACTTCACGATACCCTCAAACCCCTGGCACTGGAGCGAGGTTACCCCTATGTGGTGGATGGCGTCAATGCGGATGATTTGAGAGACTATCGACCTGGAATTCAGGCTGCTAAAGAAAGAGGGGTGCGATCGCCTTTAGCCGAAGTGAACGTCACCAAAGCTGAAGTGCGCCAACTCTCCAAACAATTGGGACTTTCCTGGTGGGATAAACCGGCTCAACCTTGTCTGAGTTCGCGCTTTCCTTATGGCGAAGAAATCACCGTCACCAAGCTGCAACGGGTGGGACGTGCCGAGATTTATCTGCGTCGGTTAGGTTTGTCTAATCTGCGAGTGCGTTCAGAAGGCGATACCGCCCGAATTGAGTTACCGCCAGAGCAAATTAAGGAGTTTGTCTTAACGACAGATTTACCGACTCTGGTATCTGCCTTCCAGGAATTTGGCTTTGTCTACGTCTCCCTGGATTTAGAAGGATATCGCAGTGGCAAGTTGAATCAGGTGTTACAGCAGGAAGAATTGAGCGTTAAATCCTGACGCAGGAACAAGCGGTGAGTGGATAAGTCGGCGTGTGGCAATCTATACCCTGATCAAAGTCGCTGAGAAGACTCCCCTCACAGTAAGAGTGATACCGACTCCGTTGGCATTGGAATCATATTTTTTTTTAACGCAGAGATCGCAGAGGGGGACGCTGAGGTACGCAGAGGTTTTTGCATGATTCCGATGCAAATGGAAATGATAGGAGAGGAGAGGGAGGGGTTTCAAGTATTGAGGCAATAAGGTCAATCTTTGCCTAAAAATTGATTCCGACAAAAAGCACTTCGGGGTAACACTCGCAACACCTCCTCAACCGTTGTTGCACCCGTTGTTACCTTTTGTCTTGCCGCTACGCCAAAGGAAGCAAACTTGATTTCCTTGAGATAGTGATGCAATTGGGTCATTGTCCCTTCATAGATAATTTCCCGTACCCGGTCATCGATATCCAGTAACTCGACAATCGCTTCCCGCCCCAGGTAGCCGGAATTGAAACATTTATCACAGCCCTGGCCCCGTTTCCAAGAACCCAAATTGGTATGATTTTGTAAGCCGAGTGTTTGCAACTCTTGTTCTGTCGGCGTGTGCGCTTGAGCACAGTGGGGACACACGCGACGCACTAAACGCTGCGCCACAATTCCGAGTAGGGCATCACTAATTAAAGCGGGGTCTGGGCCAATATCTTTAATTCGGGGAATGGCACCAATCGCATCATTTGTATGGAGTGTGGTAAATACCAAATGACCCGTCAAGGCTGCGCGTACAGCGGTTTCAGCCGTTTCACTATCTCGAATTTCCCCTACCATAATGATGTCGGGGTCTTGGCGCAAAATTGACCTTAATCCTGCCGCAAAGGTCATTCCGGCACGTTCATGCACCTGAGTTTGGGTGATGCCCGGTAAGATATACTCCACTGGGTCTTCTACGGTTACCACATTGACATGTTCTGTGGCGACGTGTTGCAGGCTGGTGTAAAGTGTACTGGTTTTCCCGGAACCCGTCGGGCCGGTGAGGATAATCATGCCTTGGGGCTGCTGCAACCAACTGCCGTAGATGGAAAGTGTTTTCTCCGAGAAGCCCAAGTCTTCAATTTTGGAAAAGGGGTTTTGTCTGGGCAGTAAGCGAATCACCGCTTTTTCGCCACCCACACAGGGGAGAGTACTCACTCGCATATCCATGCCCAATTCGGCATCTTCATTGCCTGCATACTTTTCGCCAATCCGGCCATCTTGAGGGCGGCGACTTTCCGCAATGTCCATGCCAGACATGACTTTGAGGGCGACAATCACCTTACGGCTGATATCGAGTTTGAGTTTGGTAATATCCCGCAAGACTCCATCAATGCGATAGCGGACTCTCAATCCGTCGGGCATGGGTTCGAGGTGAAGATCGCTGGCGCGGTTGCGTAATGCCCCAGAAATCAGCGTTTTAATTTTACCAATCTGGTCAACGGCTTTTGCCAGGTAGGCTTCTGTGGTTTCTGAGATGTCCTCTTTTTCGAGTTCCCCCGTGAGAGGATTCACCAAAGGGATAGCACTAATGCGGTTCGGGTCGAGGTTTTGGGTGTGAAACCAGACGCGAAAGCTTTTATTGCTGATGGGGATGACTTTAATTTCGGTGAGGGCGCGATCGCTCAGGTCTTGAATCGTCTGTGTCGATAGCGTCACTGGGCTTCCCAGGTAGTAGCAGCCTCGCCAAAGTAACAGGGGAATCACAGGGGGTAAGGTCTTGCGATCGGGGAAATGCCGAAAGAATCGGTGAGTCACTTCCTGATCCAGCCCTTCCCGGTTCACCGTCCCTTGGTCATCCACCAAGAGCGAGAGGGCTTCTTCGCAGCTAATTTCGTGATTTCTCAGCTTTTGCCAAGCCGAGGGCAATGAGGCAGAAATCGTTTGCATGAGAAAAGCGAGCTGTTGAGCGAATAGGAGGGGAATTCCAGTTTAAATAGAGATTGCAGCGCTATTGATAGGAGATGCAGCAACGATAACCTGAGCGTTTTGATGCTCTGTACTCCGCTATATTAGACGGAATTCACAGGACTGCCCATTATAAGCTAATCGGCATTCAATTTTCAGGGTAAGAAGCTGGAGACGCTGGGGAGGATGGGGGAGCTGGGAGAGAAGATTGTGCAATGTTTTATTCACATCAGCTGAGCCGAACCGATGAAAAGCCTTGTAGGAGGGCGGACGTTGATCTGCTATCTTTGCAACGAAATAGATTAGAAAATAACTATCTATTTTTCTGCGATTTTAAAAAATTTCAGCTCTAAACTCTAAGCGATAAAAAATACATTCAATTGATACCAAACATCAACCCTGGTATTTTTGCCACCCCATACAAACAGAAGAATAGAGATATATAGGGACACAAGAAATAGCCCTTCCCTGAAAAAAGGAGGGCTACGCGTAAGTCCTGTATTAGCTATCACCCTGTTCTTCAGAATTTATGCAAGCGATGCCATAAGCCTGGGAGCGAGTGAAATTTGAGTGTAGCGCCGGAGTTTGATTGAGGATGTAACTCGGCTCAAAGGCTGGAGAGTTAGGTGATTGCCTTCATCGATTCTGATTCTCAATAGCCACGCAGTCCGGATTTAATGTTGGATGGGTCGTAGAGATAATCGTTGTCGAGCTGAAATTTAGCTCCCTATGGAACCAACGATATTTTGGACAATTGTAGGAATTATCGCTATTATTATCCTGATTTTAGGTTATCAGGTATGGCAGCGAAACAACTCTTCAGCATCGTCTAGACGTTCCCGAAAGAGAAGCTTAGTCGATGAACGAATGCAGTATTCGCGTTCCCAACAGGAGAATGGAAGTTCAGTCGGCGACTTGAAGGGGTCGAAAGCTTCCCCACAGGGCTATTCAGCCCACAATCCAATCCAGACAGGGTCTTCTCATCAAGGAAATACCGCAGACGAGTGGAGTTACCCACCTCAACATCCCCGAACGGAAAATACTGGAGACGAGCCAACTCACCTTGGGTCTTCTCAGAAGGGAAATGCCGCCAAGGAGCAAACGCACATTAAGCCTGCGGGTCGGGGAAAGAGCGCAAACAAACAAACTTACATTGGGTCTTCCCAAAAGGGAGATTCAGCAGACGAACAAACGTACATGGGACGCAACCGAAATAAAAATGTGATGCCAGAAGATGACCGCACAGTGTTTTGAAGCCAATTTAACAGAGTTAACCTTACTCAGTAAGTCGTTTACCTAAAATTTAACGGTCTAATCATTGGGGTTAAAACTGAAATTGTAGGAGATATGATCAAATTCCTAATCATCGATGACCAAACAGGCGAGTCTTTGGAAGAAAACCTGACACCAGAAACTATAATTCAAGGCGGAGGCTTGATTGGCCGACACCCTAGTTGTGATATCGTTCTGAACAGTCGTGAAGTGAGTCGCGTCCATGGCAGGATTCTGTACCGAGAAGGACATTATTACTTTACTGACCTGGGGAGTACAGGGGGTTCCCATGTGAACAAACAAGAGGCTTCGACCAATGAAAACTTCCTGCTGAAGCCGAATGATATCATCCGAATTGGTGGATTTATCCTCCTCGTCAAAGAGGTGCCGATGAATGATCATAGTACCCTACAACAACCAGATAAAGCCCCAGCGTTGCCTGTAGAACCACGTCAAATTGAACAGTTAATCTTTAAATCAGAAGAAATAAAAGCTCAGGGTCTAATTAATCCAATCACGGCTGAGTTTGTTTTTCAGGGCAAGCTGCTAGCAGAGGGTTTATCGTTTTCCCCTCGCTTCCGGCAAAAGGCTATTGATCTGTGTCAAACAGAGCTTAATGCAGGTAAATTTTGTTTATTGGTGGAACACTCTGACCATGTCACGATTTGGCAGGAAGAACAGGTCGAGAAACAAAGCAATATTCCTCAGCCTCTACCATTAAACCCACTTAAAATCGGTGGGATATAGGGAAAATATTACCTTGAAAGCATTTTCCAAGCGATATAACATTCAACATATTTAGCTTGGCAGGGTTCATTCAAGGTAGTAGTTAATCCCTAATTTTCTGCTATAAACTCTTTTGTCGCTTCTCTATACCTCTAGCCAATCGCCTCAACTCTGGCAAAGTTATGTACCATCCACTTTCCGCACTATATAGCAATCTTATTTGAGTTACAAACTTTGGCTGTTCAGCTCCCCGACTTCTTCAAGAAGTCGGGAATCTTGGCGTTTACTCCAGGACTACTCTAATAGTGCCATTTTATAGATTTCCCACAAGCCATTGTCTAACTCTCAGCAATCCAGGATTATGAAATTCAATCTGTGCATGAACTCATAGCTCCCATCCATGTCCCACGCGCAACTAAAACCCTCCAAGCGTCTCACATCCCTCGATGTATTTCGCGGGATTACCATTGCTGGCATGATTCTTGTCAATACGATCGGGGTAGCAGGCGAAAATAATGTATATCCTCCCCTACTTCATGCCGACTGGAACGGTTTCACCCCCACGGATTTGGTGTTTCCTTTCTTCCTGTTCATTGTCGGTGCGGCAATGGCATTTTCCTTTTCTAAATATAAAGAGGGATACAAACCAGCCCCTACTGTTTATTG
Protein-coding sequences here:
- a CDS encoding DUF5357 domain-containing protein, which produces MKYLLTLYNWLRKEVRLPSAFSWETLIVLSVFSYYMAILANDWVRDFIVNFGWIFLILGVFWGTTASNQLRIGYKDPSRPGFPLSPWITGALVSIYIFGVVADDETGEISRNMLIYWPIISAIIAAIPEYVGVGLKIKIPPREKRKNQFLLFASQILLSCWFQFHFLIQDYVAQYPTMVADDFRKSAFVVKWEAPLSTQTPRGAEILDAMGVQLREPLNARRWSDVERLLLPKELKNLIGTTQKQVKERLSPVWEDDLWEVSLAGGKATARDAGGYNLPLQAIWRGPRSSTQPYTVTKNCQIIQISPAASAATKALNTPINAQPVPVSRFECQEVKGWGVDQPRNRPDSFIRT
- a CDS encoding ABC transporter permease — translated: MSFGRIWAIASNGFREVIRDRILYLIGLFTLLLLLALRLLPEIAATTQDKIFLDVGLAAIELLSVFVAVFVGTSLINKEIDKRTVLLLIPKPVTRAEFIIGKHLGLSGVLAVLMISLTLVYLILLSFSQIEYPLASILVSTLYLFLKLSLLIAVALLFGVFTSSVLATLLTLAVYFLGNLTRDIVTVGNLSRNSNLESLTHTLYLVLPDLSRLNLKNEAVYGILPAPQTLLSNGVYGVFYTVLLLAIAILIFSRREF
- the larE gene encoding ATP-dependent sacrificial sulfur transferase LarE; the encoded protein is MLEQKREKLKAIFSEMERALIAYSGGVDSTLVAKIAYDVLGDRALAVTAKSPSLLPEELEDACIQAAAIGIPHEIIETHEMNNPHYTSNPVNRCYFCKSELHDTLKPLALERGYPYVVDGVNADDLRDYRPGIQAAKERGVRSPLAEVNVTKAEVRQLSKQLGLSWWDKPAQPCLSSRFPYGEEITVTKLQRVGRAEIYLRRLGLSNLRVRSEGDTARIELPPEQIKEFVLTTDLPTLVSAFQEFGFVYVSLDLEGYRSGKLNQVLQQEELSVKS
- a CDS encoding GspE/PulE family protein; translated protein: MQTISASLPSAWQKLRNHEISCEEALSLLVDDQGTVNREGLDQEVTHRFFRHFPDRKTLPPVIPLLLWRGCYYLGSPVTLSTQTIQDLSDRALTEIKVIPISNKSFRVWFHTQNLDPNRISAIPLVNPLTGELEKEDISETTEAYLAKAVDQIGKIKTLISGALRNRASDLHLEPMPDGLRVRYRIDGVLRDITKLKLDISRKVIVALKVMSGMDIAESRRPQDGRIGEKYAGNEDAELGMDMRVSTLPCVGGEKAVIRLLPRQNPFSKIEDLGFSEKTLSIYGSWLQQPQGMIILTGPTGSGKTSTLYTSLQHVATEHVNVVTVEDPVEYILPGITQTQVHERAGMTFAAGLRSILRQDPDIIMVGEIRDSETAETAVRAALTGHLVFTTLHTNDAIGAIPRIKDIGPDPALISDALLGIVAQRLVRRVCPHCAQAHTPTEQELQTLGLQNHTNLGSWKRGQGCDKCFNSGYLGREAIVELLDIDDRVREIIYEGTMTQLHHYLKEIKFASFGVAARQKVTTGATTVEEVLRVLPRSAFCRNQFLGKD
- a CDS encoding FHA domain-containing protein, translating into MIKFLIIDDQTGESLEENLTPETIIQGGGLIGRHPSCDIVLNSREVSRVHGRILYREGHYYFTDLGSTGGSHVNKQEASTNENFLLKPNDIIRIGGFILLVKEVPMNDHSTLQQPDKAPALPVEPRQIEQLIFKSEEIKAQGLINPITAEFVFQGKLLAEGLSFSPRFRQKAIDLCQTELNAGKFCLLVEHSDHVTIWQEEQVEKQSNIPQPLPLNPLKIGGI